The genomic stretch attaggacttgtgaatagatgTAGGCTCTTAACTTGACTTTTCTTCATTCGTTGAGAGTTAACCAAGTAATAACAAcaatattttactattaatcttgaaaaatccaacaaggatagaacttccaattaatcttctcctagtcaaggttttttattgttattaatttattttctttgcaattttctctttttatctCTCAACATAAAACCCCAAATTTATAtgactcataaccaataataagaacacctccctgcaattccttgagagacgacccgaggtttaaatacttcggttatcaattttattaggggtttgttacttgtgacaaacaatcttttgtacgaaaggattcttgttggtttagaaactatactagCAACgtgaatttatttgtgaaattctagaccgtcaaaaatccattcgttAGTAATATTAAGCTAAATATAATTTTACCTTTTGTTGGTTTGAAATAAAATTCTATCCATGGATATATTGATCCCCAAGATCTTCTTGCAACAACGTGAGGAACCATTTCCAGCTTTCTTTAGTTTCATTATCAACAACAGCAAACGCAATCACATAGAAATGATTGTTCGCATCCTGACTTACAGCCGATAGAAGTTGTCCCCCAAAGTAGCCCTTCAAGAAGCAACCATCAAGTTCGATTAGTTTTCTACACCTAGCTTTGAACTCCCTTTTACAAGCATCTAGAAAAATATATAGCTTATTGAACAATGGAGGGGACTGAGGCATCGGTGTCACATCTAATATGGTGGAGCTTCCTAGGTTACTCCTAAGGATCTCACTCAAATAATCCCTCAACTTACTATACTGTGCTCTCTCATTTCCGATCACACACTCTCTTGCTTCTTTGAGGGCCCTATACACCATCTTCCCATTAATGATAACATTGTAGTCGATTTTGATGTGCTCATAAACCTCACTTAGAGTAATATGAGGTTGAGTTCGGAGCCTCTTCTCCAACTTATTGGCTACCCACTTCTGATCAGCCATATTGCTGCCAAATTCTCTGACACAGGTGTGTTGAGATATATAAGTCTTGATTTGGTAACTCTTCAGATGATTATCCTATGCACAATAAATTAGCCATCGACAAGGATTAAGTTTGATAGCACCACCACCCACAGCAAGCACATCAGTAGTAGCAGCATCCACTTTTGCGGTCTTAGCAGTAACAGTTTTAACAGAATCAGTTCCAAAAGTTACATTTGCAGCCTCTTCATTCACAGCCTCTTCATTTGCAGCCTCTGCATTCTGATTAGTAGATGCCTCCTTGACCCCCTTtgcctttcttggcttttttaTCCTCTTCACCCCATACTCACAATCACATCTAACTCTCCTTTGATCGTTTTTTATATACCTAATCTTCCTTCCCTCATAAATAGCATGATCCTTCAGAGCAGTTTTGAAAAATTCAATTGTGGCAAATTCCATTCCCAATTCAAAATACACCTCTCCAAATCCAGCAGCATCATTAAATTGTGAAAATTCATACCTCTCTCTTTCATCTTCAGAACTTTTCGGTGTCAATAATGACTCTGATTCATACTCAAAGATTGgatcttctttctctacatTTTCTGTACTTTGTTCATCATCTTCACCAGAATTTGCATCCTCTGATCTTGGAATAGTAGCTCTTTTGTTCACCAAAATTTGTCCCAAATGAAGTTGACCTAGCACCCCTTTGTGTAGTATTTTTTGGGTTCTTGGAATTGGCCTTAACACCAATAGCCCACAAAATTTTAAGACTCTAGCACTAGTAGGCCCAGTAGATTTTGGCCTTGTAGCACTAATAGGCCCAGAATATTTTGGGCTTTCAGCACCAATTGCTCCATCAAACTTTACATTGCCAGATTTTTTAGCACCCTCAGTTTGCCTAGAACTTGACATAGCAGTACATTTGTTATCAACTATTGAAgccttctttttcaaattaaccATCTTTGAGCTTTTCTTTCCTACCCCATCATCACTGGACTCTTCTTCAATATCTGCATCAACGTCAAAGTCTATGTCGAGTCCCTCAGGAGGAGTAATCATTATCAGGTGatcaaaatacaaataaaattccTTCAAATCCTTGTTCTTTAGTTTATTCTCACGCATCTGATTAATTTTCAGGTCTCTTTTTATAGGATGCAGCCCACTCTCTAAGTCAGGTGTCGTAGGATCAAATCAGTACATAGCTTTGTAATCCAAATAATCCAAACCTTAGTGTTTGCAGGTCAAAGAAGCATATCAGATCAATATCCATCTTAGAAAATTTATCAACTCTTCCATCAATATATCGAAGAACTCTATTGTTATCCCTTACAAAATGTCCACCATGGTGGAAAACAGAGATCTCAAATTCCTCCATCTACCTGTATGAATAAATACTTATAATCAACAAACATACTCATATAAACCTAGCTCTACTgtgacaatttttttaaaagaaacaaactaaaaaatattcattCAACACATTTAGTAACTGTCAAGAAACATGCATACAAAATTAAAGAGACTTTGAAGGCATAGCATTGTGCTCTGTAATGCAACATACACCACAAAATAATATATCGACTCTAACAACTATAAACATATTCAAACATGGTCTCACCTTCTTCAATGCGCTTCTTCAATGGTGATCAAATCCACTTCAATGCCTCTTCCTTACGAATTGGTGCTGACGCATCTAGGAGAGACGTCTGGGTAATGGAATGCTAACCTCTATGGATGAAATTTACAACATCCGTCACGATCGTGATGTTGGAGATGAGGTGGGAGATGAGACGGGTGGTGATGAGGTAGGACTCTCtgtaaaaattgaaaaatatttgggGTTTGAAGTCTTTTTGCAGTGAAAAGGATTGAAAGGGAAGAGAAGAAACGTGATTTTTATTCTCCTCTTGCAATGCTGTGTTTCTACATACTCAAAACGACCCTGTTTTGTTTATTAGGATAGGGACCAATATGTATGTGACGAACACCTGTGCAGGTTACTGACCACGTTGGATACTAAACATGCCAACTCAGCAGTCTCCGTTGATGAGTCACACCAAAAACTGAATTGTGGACTAATTTGGGTGACGGAGATAAACATTGGAGATTAATGTGTGTGTTACTTTTTTTGAAGACTAAAATATCCGCTTTTAAAATTCTTGggactaatttaaataattactcttaattataattcagcttttaattttaaactattgTTCACTTCattcatattattattttcccatgctttctttttttaattgtgAATGGGAAAGAGATTGAAATTAAGGTAACTTTTTAGGTGctatttgaaattagaatttttttatagttaaatGCAGTTAGTTGCACTATTAGTTGGTTgtgtttgttttttcttttcttatttttttttatccatAATTGAGTAAAAGAAAGGAATTAAACTAAGAGAGAGAAGGGCCCCGGGGGAGGAAGGGGGGGGAGGGGATGGTAAAGGGTCAAATATAAGAGGAACACAAAAGGCACGTGACCGTCCGTCTAAAAGAACAACGGCTTATCAGGCTGTCCACGTGTTAAAGTGcttaaaataataatgcaagtgGCAAGTGGCAACAGGCAACAGGCAACAGCCACCCCCAGTCATCGAGGGGAGAAggtaaagaagaaaaaaaggagCACACCAAAGAATGAGTTGTCTAATTAGACTTTACCTTCAACAGTGGTAAGCTAAATCGGAACGCATAACAAACAAATCAACACAAAACCAGGTGCGTTGAATTTCTACTGTTGCACTTGCACACTACACACACCACGTTCTTTcttttctaatatatatatgtgtatctTTTTTGTTTGTTCATAGTAGCGAGATCGAATAATAATCATGGAGGGTGTGAGTGTGAAGAATCCACTGTTCAGAAGTGAGTCATCCATTGGATACAACTACTACTACCCGGAGCAGAGCTACACCATGATTGAGAAGAGACAGGTGTTCCTGAGAAGCTACCAGTTCTGCCGAAAGAAGAGTCTAGTGGATAGAATCAAAGGCTCTTTGTTCAGAGTCAAGAAAGTCGTTTGGTTACGGTTAAGGTCTGCTCGGAGGTTGAGGCTGCTCATCTTCTCTAGGCTTAAACGCGCTTTCTATTATCGCCGGAGACGCTTTTCCCGCCTTTTCAACGCAACTCAAACTTCCTCGTGTCTCTGGTAAAACATCTACATGGAACTTATCACATGGTTAAGTGGATTTAGCCACCATCATTAATCATAAGATTGAAACACTACCTGTTTCTCAattattcacttttttttttttatttatttattagtagaGACGTAACCTCATACGTTATAATGTTTAATAACTGCTCCCTGTTCTTGTCTTTTTCCCCGTTGGCGTTAGCAATAGAAATTGATGTGTGTAATTGTGTAGAACTAAATTGGTCCTCGTTGTTGTTGCCATGTAGCTTAGGAAAATGTATACAAATACAAGACTACTACTAATATTAAATTACTTAGTTTAATATTTCCAGATTAGTTTAATTTCCTTCCAAATGTTAGTGAGAAACGAGATTAGCAAGGCAGGAACATGGAAAGCAAACAAAAAGGGGTCAAATTGGGAAGCAGGATTTCATGCGCAATATGAGAGATTTGAAACAAACTTAGAATCCCAAGGTGTGTAGGATGGTAACTATACTATAGTAACTAAATTTGTTAGGTGTACGAGTTACGAAGAAGCAGTGTAAACGCGACGTCGTTAAATTTGTGATTAAAAAGAGAGAGTGGGGAAGGGGAATGTGATGACAGCTTGAAAACCCTCTTAATTTGGGATGTGAAGTATTTCGAGGTTCCAGGCTTGAATGGATTATTGGAGAATTTCTGCGGTCATTTTGCACTACTTGAGAATTCAGATGGGATAATTGGTTTACaagtaattaatatattttgaaactatgtttaaaatatgtttttttaatatatcttttagtaattaaaatttaatacatataattaattaaatcgtattatttttgttaaaattaaattagataaaatgatttaataaaaaaatcgataaattaaatattgaaccggtttaaattaatatttttttataaaaaataattacaataattttattataaaaaataactaaaatatttttattatatatattttttaattttaaaaatcataaatcCTAATTCTATAACGacatagaaaaaagaaaaaagattaagatttaaaattctcaaaattttatataataataatagtaataataataatattttagttattttttataatagaaatattatagtcattttttataaaaaaaaaattaatttagattGGTTCAAGGTATAGTTTATTGAGTTTTTAGCCAAATTAATTTGTCTgatctaattttgacaaaaataataattatatgtattaaattttaattattaaaaaatatatttaaaaaaagacattttaagtatttttatttaaatggcTCCTACATTTTTTATATGTTAatattacttaattttttttaaattattttatttatcttaaattttaaattataaatattaactctaaaattaattaatattaactaagtaaagattgaaaaatatttctctttgtttataTTGCGGGCTTATAAATAATTTTGTACGTAGCTTTTAATTTCTCAtgattttcattattatttcctttatttatatttgagccGATTTCTTTCTcgtaaaataataaattattcgaactcaatatataattttataattaacaTCTTGATCAATTATCTATAAGTATTTATTTCGGtactattataaatttatatatatctagtacaataaaaatgttgtcaattatttcattgtattttcgaaatttatcagTTGAATATAAACATTGAATAATGGTATAAAATACTAAAGGTGTACATAGGTCGGGTGAAACCGAATTTATTTTAATCTAGATTCGACTTTAAATATAcagtatatttattttttagattctAACTCGATCCTAAATCCAATGAAATGTAAATATTGTTGGGTTATAATTATTATAGGTCCAAATCGGATAAAAATCGGACCTTTAAAgatttaacaataatttataaataaatttatttgtaaaaaaatttatttatgatgtacttatttataaaaaaaattgttactgAAAAGTTGATATCTATATTTGAACTTGAATTTGtctataaattttaatttagtgcttttttatctattttttaatttaacaactgtgattaaaaataaaataataaatttataattactaaaattaatttaaaatatatatattttttattagttttcttAAGATTTACATGGATTGAATTTATTTTTGAGACATTTATTCGATCCTAaacctaataaaattatacaaaattaaTCTCTAAAATATTTGAATTCATACCAAATTTTCGAACCGGACCGGATCAGCCTGTAAAATACGCATCAATCCCACAAATTTACGGTCTTTTGAACTTTAGTAAAATCCactttgaaaatcaaataatatagtgtaaaaaataataaaaaagttgaATTCTCATACACAAATCTAACTAGTCAGGTGTATGTGATACAATTTAGCATGCTTTCCGCAGCTTACAAAAATGCACATACTAAAAGTTTTATAACCCAATTCACTGCCAGCAAAAtggataaaaaaagaaaaaaaaaaacagaacaaaagaaagagtCTTTTTACACCTTGCTAAATGacatttgaaaatttaaaaaacgcAAAAAAGCCCTATCCTCAAATTCATCTAATTTCAGCATTGGCCCAATTTCACTTTCCAACAGATGAAAAGTTCGGCCCTGCGGTcattttatagaaaaaattcTACATTTATAATATATTCGAAATGaatcctttaaaatttttttttcgataGTTTAATAAagtatgattttttattatttaatatttttttcacatATTTTCGTTTATTtcatctaaaaaatataaattaaaaatcatactttatcaaataattaaaaaaattaagaaaatttaTTCTCTTATCTATTTAATTCTATTCGTCAGatatttgcttttaattttgattagtacattttttttcttagtaTCTGTGAAatgtttttgttaaaaattttaaaactcaTTCGATTCTCTTTTAGATTATTTAAAATATCGACTAacataaaaatatctaaaaacacattcattctctctctctctatatatattaGTTTTCGATTCATAAAGCAACATCAAATAAGAAATTTTATGCATAAACAAAAAGACAAGTACAAATAATCATAGGTACTAGATTTTCTCCAAAAATCATTCAGTGAGATCCACCGTTATAAAGAACTTAGGCATAGACTTCTAATATAATTAACATGTAATTGGAATGCTTAATAAACTTTACAGGTAACCAAACTGAATCAGAATTGCATTGATCAAAGTTGTCATAAAAGTTTCAAGTTcaataaatgctgaaaataCTCTTATGAACATTTCAACTTGGtttaattcaaatattttaCATGTCTTTAAAACTGGATATTTTCTCCATGTAACTATAGTCCACAGAACTACTCAAATTTGAAACACTGAAAGAAGCCTTggcaataatataaaaaaaaaggttgTTAGTATGAATAGTTTAATAGAATTTTGTTCCATGAGAATCTTCTATAAATTTAATCATCACTACCACAATActtctatttataatatattaaaacaaaattaaaattaatattttttatttttttttatattatatcataTCAGCATATATTACTAATTGACACAATTTGTTTAAtacttatttaattaaattattttttaattctttttttaaataaattatttttaaattttttatttctacttCTCATGTACTTCGTTATTATAGTTTagaatttttttcattttttttttactctcataacatttatttttttaaaattacttttatataGGATACTATATGTCTTCATTGTTAATATTATTTCTCTTTATTAAGTATAAACCTAACTCATTCTCTCTTATACTCACTCTTTCTTATGATTATTATATAGAATTACAACTTagaaatcttttttattttccttttcactcttattatgtcatttatttatttattttttaggtTCACTACAAGAAAAGAGATCTATTTTAACACGATTTTTTTAATAGCCATAGTTAAGTGTaaaaactaatatatatatatatatatatatatatatatatatatatatatatatatatatatatatatatatttgacaAATATCACAAATGTCAAATTCTATATGTTTGTTTGATGAATAATTTGATTGTAGAAAATTACTCCTCAATTTTGACACTCATTTATTTTCAACTTACTCCActatttcttttcttcattGAATTCCGTCAATTTTGGCATCGCTTGCTCTCAATTTGGGATCATACTactcattcttcatcttcaaaATCTCAGTTTATTCTTTAGTTTCAAGATCTCATCTTattctttattaaaaaattttgttgagCATTTTTTATGGTCAATAAGTGTCagaataaatagtatttttgacgGTTAATAAgtatcacaaaaaatatattctcaaatttttctaacaaattattttttatggtcaatatttatcaaaataagatttaaacttttttcacaattacttatatattaaaaatactatttttgacaaaacttttattaacatatttttatagttaaaatagtgtcaaaatttatttttttgacaaattttaaatttttttgacacATATATAATCTTAAAAAATAGTCTATATTGTTGTAGTGATTACTCTATACATTTTATATTCTCTTGCTTTTACTTTTATATAAGATACTGTATAGTTTCAATATTAAtgctatttttctttaataGATATAAATTGAATAATAAAACATAGTTCATCCTCTTCTTTTATACTTACTTATTCTTATGTTTTCTATATAAATCAACATTTACTTCACacttctttatttcttcttttcacaTAATATCATGtctcttattcttttttttttcattcttacTAATATTTGCACAAGTATTTCAAAAATTCGGTTAATAACtataactcttttttttttgtttcttaaaCATATGtactaaataataaatttttaaaaaactagacctttacaattttttattttttttatttttggtctAATTATATTCATTTGTTATATCATCTATgtatcatatatttttctttcaataatttatattttttaatatcatttagttgtaatatattaaaaatatatggtACTATCATGAgtcatgaaaaataaattaaaaaattgaatgcTAATGTCAATTATATATCATGtcctttataattttttttttagtttttttctcttttagtCTAATTGTATTCATCAATTATATCATccatacaattttttttttcaactatttatattttttaatatcatttaattgtaatattCTTAAAAATACATAGTATTATCGTgagttataaaaaataaaataaaaaaatt from Arachis stenosperma cultivar V10309 chromosome 9, arast.V10309.gnm1.PFL2, whole genome shotgun sequence encodes the following:
- the LOC130948176 gene encoding uncharacterized protein LOC130948176; the protein is MEGVSVKNPLFRSESSIGYNYYYPEQSYTMIEKRQVFLRSYQFCRKKSLVDRIKGSLFRVKKVVWLRLRSARRLRLLIFSRLKRAFYYRRRRFSRLFNATQTSSCLW